One region of Priestia megaterium genomic DNA includes:
- a CDS encoding sodium:solute symporter family protein — MQGNLTALLITSAIVLVVIAIGFIAGRDKSSRSSVEEWAVGGRRFGSLLVWLLVGADLYTAYTFLGLTSTAYQGGSIAFFAIPYSVLAFLISYFFLPKLWTVAKKHKLTTLADYARERFSSKFLSSLIAIVGVLMLIPYIDLQLSGIQDTLRVAGTGYINVKAVVILSFFLVALYTFFSGIKGPTYTAIIKDILVWAIMLFMVVSLPIMHFGSWGNMIDNVAKDAPQLLTIPTQGPKGIPWFITASLVSALALFMWAHAATGVFTAKSADSLRKNAVFLPLYNIVLILVIFLGFIAYQVLPQDTTDPRLALLTLIQYSYGGIGQGLAYATIALASLIPCSIMAIGASNLFANNIFRDLINPNVQGKTLTMVTRSMVFVVIGLALLFGLLFPQALVSLQLLGVSGMVQIFPAIVISLFWRNQSKESTIAGLVVGLVVTFTVHATGNSFGLYEGFWGLLSNLLVVFILNPIFAAKTKAATNGVKETLFSKGTTQTELKKNA; from the coding sequence ATGCAAGGAAATTTAACCGCACTTTTAATCACATCAGCAATTGTTCTTGTCGTTATCGCCATTGGCTTTATAGCAGGACGTGACAAATCATCTAGAAGCTCCGTTGAAGAGTGGGCTGTAGGAGGAAGACGTTTTGGAAGCCTGCTCGTCTGGCTTTTAGTAGGAGCAGATTTATATACTGCTTATACATTCCTAGGTCTTACAAGTACAGCTTATCAAGGAGGAAGCATCGCATTTTTTGCCATTCCTTACTCTGTTTTAGCCTTTTTAATTTCATACTTTTTTCTTCCAAAACTTTGGACTGTTGCTAAAAAGCACAAACTTACTACACTTGCTGATTATGCTAGAGAACGTTTTAGCAGTAAATTTCTCTCCTCTTTAATTGCCATAGTAGGTGTATTGATGCTTATTCCATATATCGATCTTCAGCTTAGCGGTATTCAAGATACTCTTCGCGTTGCAGGAACTGGCTACATTAATGTAAAAGCTGTCGTTATTCTTTCATTCTTTCTTGTGGCTCTTTATACTTTTTTCAGCGGAATTAAAGGTCCCACTTATACGGCAATTATTAAAGATATTTTGGTATGGGCGATTATGTTATTTATGGTTGTTTCTCTGCCAATTATGCATTTTGGAAGCTGGGGCAACATGATTGACAATGTTGCAAAGGATGCACCTCAGCTATTAACGATCCCAACACAAGGACCTAAGGGCATTCCATGGTTTATTACAGCATCACTCGTATCTGCTTTAGCTTTATTCATGTGGGCCCACGCTGCTACAGGTGTTTTCACTGCTAAAAGTGCAGATTCGCTTCGTAAAAATGCTGTCTTCTTACCTCTTTACAATATTGTTTTAATTCTAGTCATCTTCTTAGGGTTTATTGCTTATCAAGTATTACCTCAAGATACAACGGATCCTAGATTAGCATTATTAACCTTGATTCAATATTCATATGGTGGCATTGGCCAAGGGTTAGCTTATGCAACGATTGCTCTTGCTTCATTAATTCCATGTTCTATCATGGCTATCGGAGCGTCTAACTTATTTGCAAATAATATATTTAGAGATTTAATTAATCCAAATGTACAGGGTAAAACATTAACAATGGTTACTCGTTCTATGGTTTTTGTTGTTATTGGACTGGCACTTTTATTCGGTTTATTATTCCCACAAGCACTTGTTTCCCTACAGTTACTAGGGGTATCCGGCATGGTACAAATCTTCCCGGCTATTGTTATCAGCCTGTTTTGGAGAAATCAATCGAAAGAAAGTACGATTGCTGGATTAGTAGTAGGGCTGGTTGTAACGTTTACCGTTCATGCCACAGGAAATTCATTTGGCCTTTATGAAGGGTTCTGGGGATTATTATCTAACCTACTCGTAGTTTTTATTTTAAATCCAATCTTTGCTGCAAAAACCAAAGCAGCAACAAATGGCGTGAAAGAAACATTATTTTCTAAAGGCACTACGCAAACTGAATTAAAGAAAAACGCATAA
- a CDS encoding DUF3311 domain-containing protein, giving the protein MNRKFIIFILFIIPFIAQFAFLPFVNNIHPIIFGLPILHLWLFLWVFLTPVCTFIIYRLQKSWGDIE; this is encoded by the coding sequence TTGAACAGAAAATTCATAATATTTATTTTATTCATCATTCCGTTTATTGCTCAATTCGCTTTTTTACCTTTTGTAAATAACATTCATCCAATTATTTTTGGATTACCTATTTTGCATTTATGGTTATTTTTATGGGTCTTCTTAACGCCTGTGTGTACATTTATCATTTATCGTTTACAAAAATCTTGGGGGGACATTGAATAA
- a CDS encoding cupin domain-containing protein codes for MHFATNEVLRANFSVYASKKQGKLRKKIVRGMLMNYANVKVLYFDDDGTIPNHPRLPVLLYEHVFISKKEKVESIFNSHNWKNSWVGGIYDFHHYHSNSHEALGVISGSARLKLGGHMGENIVVHAGDVLVLPAGTGHMRLQSTADFKVVGAYPEGMDYNLRTGKQTDRPHVFDEIAQVPIPTTDPVYGDKGPLTEWWN; via the coding sequence ATGCACTTCGCAACGAATGAAGTACTTCGAGCAAACTTCTCTGTTTACGCAAGCAAAAAACAGGGAAAATTACGAAAAAAGATTGTTAGAGGGATGCTTATGAATTATGCAAATGTAAAAGTTCTTTATTTTGATGACGACGGAACCATTCCAAATCACCCTCGTCTTCCAGTTTTGTTGTATGAACACGTATTTATTAGTAAGAAAGAGAAAGTAGAGAGCATTTTTAATTCTCACAACTGGAAAAACAGCTGGGTAGGTGGCATATATGATTTTCACCATTACCACAGCAATTCTCATGAAGCACTAGGTGTAATTAGCGGATCTGCACGCTTAAAACTAGGTGGACATATGGGAGAAAATATCGTGGTGCATGCTGGGGATGTACTCGTACTCCCTGCAGGTACAGGACATATGCGTCTGCAGTCAACTGCTGATTTTAAAGTGGTTGGAGCTTATCCAGAGGGCATGGATTACAACTTACGAACAGGAAAACAAACTGATCGCCCTCACGTATTTGATGAAATTGCACAAGTACCTATTCCTACAACAGATCCTGTTTATGGCGACAAAGGACCATTGACAGAGTGGTGGAACTAG
- a CDS encoding APC family permease, whose protein sequence is MSNMQRKMGTFALTMTGIGSIIGSGWLFGAWKAAQIAGPAAIFSWVIGMVVILTIALSYAELGAMFPQAGGMVKYPQYSHGSFIGFLAAWANWISIASTITVEAIASVQYMSTWPWKWARWTHELVDNGILTSKGLAVASLLLFIYFFVNYWTVNLFAKANSFITIVKLIIPGLTAGALFFAGFHSGNFSSEHGVAPYGWASVLTAVATSGIVFAFNGFQSPVNMAGEAKSPNKSIPVAVIGSIFIAGIVYIILQIVFIGAVSPSSIADGWNHLNFNSPFADLAIALGINWLTIVLYADAFVSPSGTGATYTATTSRMLYGMQQNGYLPKIFGTLHPLYNVPRPAMWLNLAACFLFLFLFRGWGVLAEVISVATLISYIMGPVALITLRKTASHFYRPFYLKGASVIAPCGFVFASLTLYWARWPLTGEVIFIMAIGLPVYFYYQAKNKWVGFKKEFLTGAWMLIYLACMIFISYIGSEKFGGKNILPFGWDMLVIACVSLAFYYWGIKSGKSNRYMKEAEQINQENFKSK, encoded by the coding sequence ATGAGCAATATGCAAAGGAAGATGGGAACATTTGCTTTAACCATGACAGGCATAGGTTCGATTATCGGTTCAGGATGGCTGTTTGGAGCATGGAAAGCAGCTCAAATTGCAGGACCAGCGGCTATTTTTTCATGGGTTATTGGAATGGTAGTTATTTTGACCATTGCCCTATCGTACGCTGAACTGGGCGCGATGTTTCCGCAAGCAGGGGGGATGGTTAAATATCCTCAGTATTCACACGGATCATTTATTGGATTTTTGGCTGCTTGGGCTAACTGGATTTCAATCGCTTCAACGATAACAGTGGAGGCTATTGCATCTGTGCAATATATGAGTACTTGGCCGTGGAAATGGGCTCGCTGGACTCATGAATTAGTAGACAATGGCATTTTAACGTCCAAGGGGTTGGCAGTTGCGTCTCTGTTATTATTCATTTACTTTTTTGTGAACTATTGGACGGTAAATCTCTTTGCTAAAGCAAACTCATTTATTACGATTGTTAAATTAATTATTCCTGGTTTAACGGCAGGGGCTTTATTTTTTGCTGGTTTTCATAGCGGGAACTTTTCAAGTGAGCATGGGGTAGCACCTTACGGATGGGCGAGTGTTTTAACGGCAGTGGCAACATCAGGTATCGTGTTTGCATTTAATGGGTTTCAAAGTCCTGTAAATATGGCAGGAGAAGCAAAGTCACCTAATAAATCGATTCCGGTAGCTGTAATTGGTTCAATTTTTATTGCTGGAATTGTATACATTATATTACAAATTGTTTTTATCGGAGCAGTAAGTCCGTCATCAATTGCGGATGGATGGAATCATTTGAATTTTAATTCTCCTTTTGCTGATTTAGCGATTGCGCTTGGAATTAACTGGCTAACAATTGTGTTATACGCAGATGCATTTGTTTCTCCTTCCGGCACAGGTGCTACATATACGGCAACGACTTCTAGAATGTTATACGGGATGCAGCAAAATGGATATTTGCCAAAGATATTTGGTACTCTTCATCCACTTTACAATGTCCCGCGCCCAGCTATGTGGCTAAATTTAGCAGCCTGCTTTTTGTTTCTCTTTTTATTTAGAGGATGGGGTGTCTTAGCAGAAGTGATCTCAGTAGCGACGCTTATCTCTTATATTATGGGCCCTGTAGCGCTTATAACATTAAGAAAAACGGCTTCACACTTTTACCGTCCATTTTATTTAAAAGGGGCATCAGTTATTGCGCCATGCGGCTTCGTTTTTGCTTCTTTGACGCTTTACTGGGCAAGGTGGCCACTTACAGGTGAAGTGATTTTTATTATGGCAATTGGCCTGCCAGTTTATTTTTATTACCAAGCGAAAAATAAATGGGTGGGCTTTAAAAAAGAATTTTTAACCGGGGCTTGGATGCTTATCTATTTAGCGTGCATGATTTTTATTTCCTACATAGGAAGCGAAAAATTCGGAGGCAAAAATATTTTACCTTTCGGATGGGATATGCTAGTGATTGCTTGCGTATCATTAGCCTTTTATTACTGGGGAATTAAAAGTGGCAAATCTAACCGATATATGAAAGAAGCTGAACAAATCAATCAAGAAAATTTTAAATCTAAATAA
- a CDS encoding DUF5105 domain-containing protein has protein sequence MNVLALVFVLMLVLAACNSSKETGGSTSAKNKAIEASIDSASYILVDSDEGATSEEKGLLQVDLKVKNVSKNSISLSDYDGVYLYEGDEQLSPKTGVNSRELGLESSSSDKIGAGKQKKLMFVFEVKKDKKYKIGLQPKSSDYDEEIDEVTLTLDTKKYAKSYNKLQDPEKALQAYTEVLYLNKENVDYDKYVTADKTAVIEEQKKAFNEELKGAFSNSLTDKAKKDFFNMYKDVLKEKASVKTNVIANANNKAVVEVEYTTVNLSDLYSYVSQLKRAYTDETKDYDTKHSEEFAASKFKDIVNELETKEGSRPLRIFMVKEDGKWTVKSSDLYSDSLGKTFGSSYIR, from the coding sequence ATGAATGTTTTGGCTTTGGTTTTTGTACTTATGCTAGTATTAGCGGCTTGTAACAGTTCTAAGGAAACGGGAGGATCCACTTCGGCTAAAAATAAGGCGATTGAAGCATCTATTGACAGCGCTTCTTATATTTTAGTAGATAGTGATGAAGGAGCTACAAGTGAAGAAAAGGGGCTGTTGCAAGTTGATTTAAAAGTGAAAAATGTATCCAAAAATAGTATATCTTTATCGGATTACGACGGTGTGTATTTATATGAAGGAGATGAACAATTATCTCCAAAAACGGGAGTGAACAGTAGGGAACTTGGACTAGAAAGCAGTTCATCTGACAAGATTGGCGCTGGGAAGCAAAAAAAATTAATGTTCGTCTTTGAAGTCAAAAAAGATAAAAAGTACAAAATTGGGCTTCAGCCAAAATCATCTGATTATGATGAAGAAATTGACGAAGTAACATTAACACTGGATACGAAGAAATACGCGAAAAGCTATAATAAGCTGCAAGACCCAGAAAAAGCTCTGCAAGCTTACACGGAAGTTCTTTACTTAAACAAAGAAAATGTAGATTATGATAAATATGTAACAGCGGACAAAACAGCTGTCATAGAAGAACAGAAAAAAGCGTTTAATGAGGAATTAAAAGGTGCGTTTTCTAATAGTTTAACCGATAAAGCAAAAAAAGATTTTTTTAACATGTATAAAGATGTTTTGAAAGAAAAAGCAAGCGTAAAGACAAATGTGATTGCCAATGCAAATAATAAAGCTGTAGTAGAAGTGGAGTACACTACTGTTAATTTATCAGACTTATATTCATACGTATCGCAGCTTAAGAGAGCATATACAGATGAAACAAAAGATTACGATACAAAACACTCTGAAGAGTTTGCGGCTTCTAAATTCAAAGATATTGTAAATGAATTAGAAACGAAAGAAGGAAGTCGTCCGCTACGAATTTTTATGGTGAAAGAAGATGGGAAATGGACTGTGAAGTCAAGTGACCTATACAGTGACTCTTTAGGTAAAACGTTTGGATCGAGCTACATTCGATAG
- a CDS encoding acyl-CoA thioesterase, whose amino-acid sequence MKANYCKDTKAVRTSRIFPNDINNHNTLFGGKLMSDIDMIASISAYRHSRTECVTASADSIHFLHPITPQDSVCLESYVSWTGRSSMEVFVKVIKENLKTGERQIAATSFLTFVAMDDDGKPRAVPELIPETEEEKYLFQTGADRAATRKQVRKKSNELASVLDLGQPW is encoded by the coding sequence ATGAAAGCAAATTATTGTAAAGATACAAAGGCCGTTCGAACGAGCCGCATTTTCCCTAATGATATTAATAATCACAATACGTTATTTGGCGGAAAATTAATGAGTGATATTGATATGATTGCGTCCATTTCAGCTTATCGTCACAGTCGTACAGAGTGTGTGACGGCTTCAGCAGACTCTATTCACTTTCTGCACCCTATTACGCCTCAGGATTCTGTATGTTTGGAGTCATACGTATCATGGACAGGTCGTTCATCAATGGAAGTGTTTGTGAAAGTGATTAAAGAAAATTTAAAAACCGGGGAGCGTCAAATTGCAGCTACATCATTTTTAACTTTTGTGGCAATGGATGATGATGGAAAGCCCCGCGCAGTACCGGAGCTTATTCCAGAAACAGAAGAAGAAAAATACCTGTTTCAAACGGGGGCAGATCGTGCTGCCACACGTAAACAAGTGCGTAAAAAAAGCAATGAACTAGCCTCAGTGTTGGATTTAGGACAACCTTGGTAG
- the ppc gene encoding phosphoenolpyruvate carboxylase: MVTVEAAERQNSSTALRRDVKFLGQLLGKVLVHQGGEELLNKVEKIREVAKSLRENKDEAIYKEIKNEIVTLEQPMRAQVIRAFAVYFHLVNIAEQNHRIRRRREYQQQEDSIMQPGSLESAVVSLKNNGVAPDVIANLLQTLSLELIITAHPTEATRRSVLDIHKRMAELLKNLDNSTLTKRERTEIEERLFSEVLILWQTNELRDRKPTVMDEVSNGLYYFDETLFEVLPQLHQELENSLQENYPEENWKVPNILRFGSWIGGDRDGNPNVTPKVTWQTLVKQRKLAIRKYKESLTQLRQRLSQSTKRVAVSDNLLDSINQEISLLPEKKRWRIKHEVYRCKLTIMLHKLNLVGELEAGYQRSEELLQDLFLIKDSLQKHQPQDYQLKSLCKLIRQVELFGFHLATLDIRNHSGEHEAAIKEIFHAVSLAEDYSALTEEKKVELLGKVLQDPRPVLSFVENYSKETQQVIEVFNMIHRAHKEFGERSIEVYLISMTQSASDLLEVMVLAKEAGIYRLHADGRIESKLNIAPLLETIDDLTAGPKIMEQLFQLDFYREHLRKQKDLQEIMLGYSDGSKDGGTLTANWKLYKAQQEIHDMARKYQVRLKFFHGRGGSLGRGGGPLNRSILSQPVETLGDGVKITEQGEVLSSRYSLYDIAYRSLEQAVSALLTAAANVSQEAEQCDIRTHEWEETMDEISTASLRKYQELVFNDPDFLTYFKQATPLPELGALNIGSRPMSRKGSDRFEDLRAIPWVFAWTQSRQLLPAWYAAGTGLQHLVEKSGDIQLLQQMYKEWPFFRSTVDNLQMALTKADLMAAKEYTEMVQDPVISERIFTAIKKEYNVTKEMILQITGQKELMDHLPTIKESIKLRNPYVDPLTFLQVKVISKLREDEAETLNEELLKEALLTINGIAAGLRNTG; encoded by the coding sequence ATGGTAACAGTAGAAGCAGCAGAAAGACAAAACAGCAGCACTGCCCTGCGCCGTGATGTAAAATTTCTCGGTCAATTGTTAGGGAAAGTTCTGGTTCATCAAGGTGGAGAAGAACTGCTCAACAAAGTAGAAAAAATACGCGAAGTGGCAAAATCACTTAGAGAAAACAAAGATGAAGCCATCTATAAAGAAATAAAAAATGAAATCGTTACTCTTGAACAGCCGATGCGCGCGCAGGTTATTCGGGCGTTTGCCGTTTATTTTCATTTAGTTAATATTGCAGAGCAAAATCATCGAATTCGTCGCAGACGGGAATATCAGCAGCAAGAAGATTCTATTATGCAGCCGGGTTCATTGGAAAGCGCCGTTGTTTCGCTTAAAAATAATGGCGTGGCGCCAGATGTAATTGCTAACTTGCTTCAAACTTTATCACTTGAGCTTATCATCACGGCACATCCAACAGAAGCCACTAGACGAAGTGTCCTTGATATTCATAAACGAATGGCTGAGCTTCTGAAAAACTTGGATAATTCAACGTTAACAAAACGTGAACGTACAGAAATTGAAGAAAGACTGTTTAGCGAAGTGTTAATTTTATGGCAAACAAATGAACTGCGAGATCGCAAGCCAACCGTAATGGATGAAGTATCCAATGGATTATATTATTTTGATGAAACGTTATTTGAAGTGCTTCCTCAACTTCATCAGGAATTGGAAAATTCATTGCAGGAGAATTACCCCGAAGAAAATTGGAAAGTGCCTAATATTCTTCGATTTGGTTCATGGATTGGCGGAGACCGAGATGGAAATCCAAACGTAACTCCTAAAGTAACGTGGCAAACGCTTGTCAAACAAAGGAAGTTAGCTATTCGTAAATATAAAGAGTCGCTTACTCAATTGAGACAAAGGTTAAGTCAGTCTACAAAAAGAGTCGCAGTTTCAGATAATCTTCTTGATTCTATTAATCAAGAAATATCGCTGCTGCCTGAGAAAAAGCGATGGAGAATCAAACACGAAGTATATCGCTGCAAGCTTACGATTATGCTTCATAAATTAAATTTAGTTGGAGAGTTGGAAGCAGGTTATCAAAGGTCGGAAGAACTTTTACAAGATTTGTTTCTCATCAAAGATAGCTTGCAAAAGCATCAGCCTCAAGATTATCAGCTGAAAAGCTTGTGTAAATTAATTCGCCAAGTTGAGCTGTTTGGATTTCATTTAGCAACGCTTGATATCCGTAATCACAGCGGAGAACACGAAGCGGCAATCAAAGAAATTTTCCATGCTGTTTCTTTAGCTGAAGATTATTCAGCGTTAACAGAAGAGAAAAAAGTTGAGCTGCTAGGGAAAGTTCTTCAAGACCCAAGACCTGTGCTATCATTTGTAGAGAATTACTCTAAAGAAACGCAGCAAGTAATTGAAGTATTTAACATGATACATCGAGCACATAAAGAATTTGGAGAAAGATCCATTGAAGTCTACTTAATCAGTATGACGCAGTCTGCAAGTGATTTGTTAGAAGTCATGGTACTTGCCAAAGAAGCGGGTATTTACCGCCTTCATGCAGATGGCCGCATTGAAAGCAAGTTAAATATAGCTCCGCTGCTTGAAACGATCGATGATCTCACAGCAGGTCCTAAGATTATGGAACAGCTATTTCAATTAGATTTTTATCGAGAGCACTTAAGAAAACAGAAGGATTTGCAGGAAATCATGCTTGGCTACTCAGATGGAAGCAAAGATGGAGGAACGCTTACCGCTAATTGGAAGCTCTACAAAGCGCAGCAGGAAATTCACGATATGGCGAGGAAGTATCAAGTTCGTCTGAAGTTTTTCCATGGCCGAGGCGGCTCACTAGGCCGAGGAGGAGGCCCGTTAAACCGAAGCATTTTATCTCAGCCTGTTGAGACGCTAGGAGACGGTGTTAAAATTACAGAGCAAGGAGAAGTTCTTTCTTCTAGATACTCTTTATATGACATTGCTTACCGAAGCCTTGAACAAGCGGTCTCAGCTCTTCTTACAGCGGCAGCAAATGTTTCTCAAGAAGCTGAACAATGTGATATTCGTACACATGAATGGGAAGAAACAATGGACGAGATTTCAACTGCTTCGTTACGTAAGTATCAAGAGCTTGTTTTCAACGATCCAGACTTTTTAACCTACTTTAAACAAGCTACACCTCTTCCTGAGCTCGGGGCTTTAAATATTGGGTCACGTCCAATGAGTCGAAAAGGAAGTGATCGCTTTGAAGACTTGCGAGCAATTCCATGGGTATTTGCATGGACGCAAAGCAGACAGCTGCTTCCAGCCTGGTACGCTGCAGGTACGGGCTTACAGCATTTAGTAGAGAAATCCGGAGATATACAGCTTCTTCAGCAAATGTATAAAGAATGGCCATTTTTCCGCTCGACCGTCGATAACCTGCAAATGGCTTTAACAAAAGCAGATTTAATGGCAGCAAAAGAATACACAGAAATGGTACAAGATCCGGTTATTTCAGAGAGGATTTTTACCGCTATTAAAAAAGAGTATAATGTTACGAAAGAAATGATTCTTCAAATCACGGGGCAAAAAGAATTAATGGATCATCTTCCTACGATTAAAGAATCTATTAAATTACGAAATCCGTATGTGGACCCTCTAACCTTCTTGCAAGTTAAGGTTATTTCCAAGCTGCGTGAAGATGAGGCTGAAACGTTAAATGAAGAACTTTTAAAAGAAGCATTATTAACGATTAACGGCATTGCAGCAGGATTGCGTAACACAGGCTGA
- a CDS encoding aromatic ring-hydroxylating dioxygenase subunit alpha: MIKDLVLAKEWLPAAYSHDLTDQPLQVTILEERVALFRTTNAIKAFKDLCIHRGAALSLGKVVDDCIVCPYHGWKYDGAGACVKIPQQPPGRAIPSKAKAQVYDCVEKYGIIWVKMNSEASDIPLPQYDEYLNSGFKTVCANPHTLQAAAPRVVENFLDVSHLAFVHEGSLGHSDYAEIPDYKVHWKDNRYISDEIAVYADADGTGNFATIYYTFEILRPAVARLKKVNYETGEIFSMLFAVLPEEERKSTVFALVSRNYSFDAPDQYFRDFQQLIIEQDTSIVESQKPEELPLDLQAELHLNPDRLSIAYRRWLGDLGVTFGSDVGTRLKKAAQ, encoded by the coding sequence ATGATTAAAGATTTAGTATTGGCTAAGGAATGGCTGCCTGCAGCTTATTCACATGATTTAACAGATCAGCCCTTGCAAGTAACGATTTTAGAAGAGCGAGTTGCGCTGTTTCGCACAACTAATGCCATTAAAGCATTTAAAGATTTGTGCATCCATCGCGGTGCAGCGTTATCTCTTGGGAAAGTAGTAGATGATTGCATTGTGTGCCCTTATCACGGATGGAAATACGATGGTGCCGGGGCTTGTGTGAAAATTCCTCAACAGCCGCCGGGAAGAGCGATTCCTTCAAAAGCAAAAGCACAGGTATATGATTGCGTTGAAAAGTATGGAATTATATGGGTGAAGATGAACAGCGAGGCAAGTGATATTCCTCTTCCTCAGTATGACGAATACCTTAACTCCGGATTTAAAACGGTTTGCGCCAACCCTCATACTCTGCAGGCAGCAGCTCCTCGTGTCGTAGAAAACTTTCTAGATGTAAGCCATTTGGCTTTTGTTCACGAAGGAAGCCTTGGACACTCGGATTACGCCGAAATTCCTGATTATAAGGTACATTGGAAAGATAACCGATACATTTCTGACGAAATCGCTGTGTACGCAGATGCAGATGGTACGGGTAACTTTGCGACTATTTATTATACTTTTGAAATTCTTCGTCCTGCCGTTGCAAGGTTGAAAAAAGTGAACTATGAAACGGGTGAAATCTTTTCGATGCTGTTTGCGGTTTTACCTGAAGAGGAAAGAAAGTCGACTGTGTTTGCATTGGTTTCTAGAAACTATTCGTTTGATGCACCTGATCAATATTTCCGTGATTTTCAACAGCTTATTATTGAACAAGATACGAGCATTGTAGAAAGTCAAAAACCCGAAGAGCTGCCGCTTGACTTACAAGCAGAGCTTCATTTGAATCCGGACCGACTGAGTATTGCCTATAGAAGATGGCTCGGTGATTTAGGAGTGACCTTTGGAAGTGACGTAGGAACAAGATTAAAAAAAGCTGCTCAATAA